The window TCCTCGATCCAGCGGGGGCGGTACTCGGCCATGCGGTGGGCCATGTCGATGGCGTAGCGCGCGTTCCAGCTATTCCAGGCGTCGAGCATCACCTCGACGTCGTCGCCCACGGCCTCGCGCACGGTTCGCGCCAGATCCACGTTGGCGCGGGCGCCCGGCTCGCCGTCGTCCGGCCCGTGGCGGAAGAACCACTTGGTGGCGGAAAAGCCGGCGTCAACGGCCTCACGCGCGCGGGCGGTGACGCGGTCGGGCTCCAGCGAATAGCCCAGCATGCTGGCGTAGGCCGGGATGCTGTCGCGCACCGGGCCGCCCAGCAGCCGGTAGACCGGCTGGCCGAGCCACTTGCCCTTGAGATCCCACAGCGCCACGTCGAGCGCGCTGATGGCGAACATGGGCTGGCCCTTGCGGGCGTGGATGAGCTGGCGGTAGAGCTTGTCCCAGATGCGCTCGATGGCCAGCGGGTCCTCACCGACGACGAGCGGTGCGACATCGGTGTCGATGACGAAGGCCGTTTGCCGGTCGATGGTTCCCGCCAGGCCGCTGACGCCCTCGTCGGTCTCGACCGACACAAAGATGGACGAAATCGGGTATGCGCCGCGCGCGTTGCGCTGCTGCCCGACCCCGCCGCTGGCGATGGGGTAGCCGCGCTCGTGCTTGTGCTCGGGATAGACGTCGATGGGGCGGACGACGCGCTCTTCCCACAGCTCGCCGTCGTAGTCGAGCTCGCCGTGAAGCTCGAAGAGCCGCACGCGGGTGATGCGCATGGCGGGGTCCAGGTGAGGCCCGGGGCCGCGGGTGGGGTCCAGTCTATAGCGGGGCGGGAGGTGGCCGGTTGGCGCGGAGGTCTTGGAGGGGTGGATTCCCGCCTCCGCGGGAATGACTGTGGGGGAACGCCGCCGGTACGCCACGGGCGTTGTGCCCGTTTACCTGACCCTTAGATTCCTCGCTGCGCTCGGAATGACATTACAGGCGCACCGATTGCCGTGAGGGTAGGTGCCGTATCCTTGCCGCATGAAATCTCTGGTCGCCCTGGTTGCTCTCGCGCTGGTCGGCAGCTTGCTATTGGCGTGCGGCGAGGAGGGTCCGCCGGAAGGCGCGGAGATTGCGCCGGACTTCACCGTGCAGGACGCGCACGGGAACGCGGTGACGCTGTCCGGCCTTGTCGAGGACGGTCAGGGCGTCATCCTGGTGTTCTATCGGGGCTTCTTCTGAGGGATCTGCCGCGCGCAGCTCGTGGAGCTGCAGGGAGCCCTTCCCCTCTTCGCCGAGGTGGGGTACCGACCGGTCGCCATCAGCACGGACGATGTCGAGGGAGCCGCGGATATGGCCCAGTACACGCGCGCGGAATATCCGATCCTGGCGGATCCGGATCACGTGGTGGCCGAGAGCTTCGGCGTCTTCGACCTGCTGGGCGACGGCGTGTCCGCGCCGGCGGTGCTGCTGATTGGGAAGTGGCGGGTGGTGCACTGGCGTCAGGTAGGCGAGGGCATCGGCGATCGGCCGTCGATCAGCACGATCCTGGACGCGATTCTCGAGGTGGAGGGGACGCCGGGCGGGAACTGAGGCGCGAGCGAAGGCGGGCCGTGCGTTGGTGCTGCCCATCCGTGCGGCCGCGGATGAACGTCTGAGATTCCTCGCTGCGCTCGGAATGACAGATACGAGCCCAGCAGGATTGAGGAGCACGAACTTGCGCCGGCAGCGCTGGGTGGTAAGTAACCGTTGCTACATCTCAAGGCCGGTCCGTGCGGTACCGTTCCGCCTGGCTGCCCCCTGACACATTCACCGAGCACGCAACCTGATGTATGTGGTCCGCATCCTGCGCAACCTGACCCGCCGGAGATTCCGCACGGCGCTCACCGTGATTGGAATCACCATCGGCATATGGGTGCTGGTCGTGATGAGCTCGATGGCGAACCGGATCAACTTCATCGTGGACGGTGGTTCGACTTACTACCAGGACAAGATCATCGTCAGCGACGCTACGAATCCCGCGTTTGGCCTGGGGTCCACCCCGATGCCGCTCAGCGTGGCCGACCAGATTGCCAACGTCCCCGGGGCGGCGGTCGTGGTCCCCGAAGTCCAGCTGCTGCTCGATCCGAATGAGGCGGGGGGCGGAGGATTCGGCCTGCCGGACTTCATCGTCGGCGCCGTGGCGGACGCCGATGAGGGGCGCGAGGCATTCGAGGTCCGGGCAGCCCAAGGCCGGCTGACGACACCGGATGACGAAGGCGCGAACGTCGTGGTCCTGGGCGCCGATCTTGCCCGCAAGTTTGGCAAGCGCGCCGGAGACTCCATCGAACTGCGCCAGGTGGAATTCGAGGTCATCGGCGTGCTCGAACCCACCCTGACCGCGCCGGACACCCTGGCGTACGTCCCGCTCCAGGCGGCCCAGGCGCTGCTCACCGCCGACGCGCCAATTCTGGCCACGACCGGTCTAGGGGCCGACCAGCTGATCTCTCAGGTGACGGTCTACCCAGAGGCGGGTGTGGACACGGAAGTCCTCGCCGACGCCATCGAGGCCAGCGTGGCGCAGGTGGGAACGTTGACGGGGGCGGACTTCGACCGAGAGATCACCTCGGCGACGGAGATCTTCAACGCCATCGTGGTCGGCATTGGCCTCATCAGCCTGGTCGTCGGCGGCCTTTCGGTAATCAACACCATGGCCATGAGCGTGGCCGAGCGGACGCGCGAGATCGGGATCAAGCGGGCGATCGGCGCCACGCGCGGCCGGATCATGCGCGAGATCGTGATCGAGGCCGCCAGCATCGGCTTGCTCGGGGGACTGCTGGGACTGGGGCTCGGCGCCGTCGTGGTGACCGTAGCGAACGAGCTTGGACGCGATTCGGGGAACATCCTGTTCCAGCTGACGGCGCCGACCGCGGTGGTGGCGCTGGCGTTCGCGACCGTGCTCGGGGCCGTGGCCGGGCTGCTGCCAGCCTGGAACGCCGCCCGGCTCGATCCGGTCCAGGCGCTCAGGTACGAGTAGGCGCGCATGGCATTCCTCGAAGCCCGCCACCTGCACAAGACCTATCGGCTCGGCCGCCAGAACCTCGTACACGCGCTGCGGGGCGCCGACATCGCCATCGAGGCCGGAGAGATGGTGGGGATCATGGGGCCCTCAGGCTGCGGCAAGAGCACCCTGATGCACATCCTCGGCCTGCTGCACTCCCCCGACGACTCGGACCCGCCGGCGAGCCTGGTAATCGGCGGCAACGACGTAGCCGACCTTTCGGACCGCGAGCGGACCAAGATGCGGGCGGAGCGGATGGGTTTCGTCTTCCAGGCGTTCAACCTGGTGCCCACGCTGACGGCCATCGAGAACGTGGCGCTCCCCGCTGAATACGCGGGCCGCCGCCGCTCCGAGGCCATGAGGGCGGCCGCGGAGGCCCTGGATTGGGTCGGGCTCGGGGATCGCGGCGACCACCGGCCCACGGAACTCTCGGGCGGTCAGCAGCAGCGCGCGGCCATCGCGAGGGCGCTGGTCACACAGCCCGACCTGATGCTCGCCGACGAGCCGACGGGCAACCTGGACTCCGAGAGCACAAACGAGGTCCTCGACCTGCTGCGCCGGTTCAACACCGAGCGTCAGCAGACCATCCTCATGGTCACGCACGACCCGCGCGTGGGCGAGGCGTGCGGACGCATCGTCGAGATGCTCGACGGCCAGATCACGAACGGTCAGGCGGAGTAGGCAAGCCGTTCAGTCTGGCGCAGGCTGCGCGCCGGCCAGACCCGCTCGACCGCTAAACTTGGACCGGGTCGGTAGCTCAGTTGGTAGAGCAGCGGACTTTTAATCCGAAGGTCGTGGGTTCGAGTCCCACCCGGCCCACCAGGTTTGAAAGGCTGCTCTTGAGGGTCTCAAGAGCCTCCGAAAATGGCCATTTGCCAACATTTCGCCAACATTTCTTCGGGAGACCCGGCTGCTTCAGGCAAGGTCTGAGCACTCTTTACGAGTCAACTAGGCTGTCCTCTTCCCAAAGAGACGCGACACTTGGCGTAGGTTTGGGCTGACGCCAGAGAGCGGTGCACGCTTTATCTCGTCGGGATCAAACGATGAGATGGAAGCGAGGCAGCGCTCATGACCCATGATGACGTGTTGTATCGGTTTCGGCTACGGCTTTTCGCGCTGGCCGAGGAATTGGGCAACGTCCGCGCCGCCTGCCGAATCCTGGGCGTGCATCCGTCGACCTACTACCGCTGGCGCAAGCCGGTGCGCCACATCGAGGCGGCGCAGCCGGGCGACCTGGTGCAACTGGACTGCTTCCACGTCTGCCTACTGGCAGGCTCCCGGGGACGCACCTGGCAGTACACCGCCATTGATGTCGCCACCAGCTACACCTGGGCCCCCTGCACAACACCCCGCGCAATCCCGCCGCCCGCCACACTGCGGCCCTAGCCCAGCAGGTCACGGCAGTCTTGGCCCGTCACAGCTGGTCGCTCCTGCGCGTCAGCGCCGACAGGCCAGCGGGTTCACCAGTGCCATCTTCCGGCAGGCCCTGGCCCACGCCGACGCGCGCCACACGCGGATCCGCGCAGGTCGGCCTCAGAGCAACGGCCGCGTCGAGCGCGTCCACCAGACCATCTGGGAGAAGTGCTACCACCCACCTTCGCCCGGGCCTTGATCCTCCGTTTCGCGGCCCTGCGCACCGATCTGGCCCAGTATCTTGCGTACTACAACCACGACCGCGCCCACACAGGGTGCCGCACTCAAGGTCGAGCTCCAGCCCAAGTCCTTGGAGCTGCCAAAATGTGGCCGCAAAGGCCGTCGAGATGAGCCCCACCCGTCGCTACATCTCGGGAAGAGGACATCCTAGGCGCTGATCCGGCCGGAAAATTCGGAGTCTTTCCATAGGAGAGTCTCCCGGCAAAGGGTTCACAGTACGCTCCCTTTTTGGCTGCGTCAGCTCCAACTCCACCGGCCAGTCAGTGCTGGGCGCTCCCGATGCCCCGGCTGGCGCCGAATAACGCAGCGACGGACGTGCTTGTTGTGCCCCAGGCCGCTCAAGTGCTCCGTGCCCTGTCGCCGGTCCGTCGTGAATACGATGAGGGCGGGACGAGATTGCACGAGTGCGCCAACCGGATCCTCGGCGTCGTTGAGCGATTTGGACTTCGCCCGGTCATCTCTCCCGAAACGCCCGCGCCCATCACGCCGGACGACCAGGGGGCAGTCTGCTTCCAAGTGGTGCTGCCGGCGGATGGCTGACTTGGCACTACGCACCGCGACCACGACAGCTCAACGGGAGAGTTCGCGACTAGGCTAAAGCGGTTCCCGAAGCCTATTGAGGCAGGACAGCGCACGGTGCCAGACCGCAACGCTCGGGCCCTCGCGACTAGGTGTAGACCGCTCGATCAGCCAGTGACTGAGAGTTCCCAATTCTCCAAGTCGACGATAGTGGGGTCCACGAGTCCTCCCTGCACACTGGACCAATCACGGAGAATCCGATATATTCGCCGTGGCGGGATAAAGAGCGCCGCGGTGAAGTTTACAAACGGTGGCGGAGCTTCCAACGGACCGCGGAACGTGCCCTTTGATCGCTGGTTCCGGTATCCCGCAGGGTTCTCCCCGACAGCTCTCGGAGCTGCGCTGCAGGCCGTGGCCGTGCGGCCCGGGGATCTACTGATTGATCCGTTCGTTGGCGCTGCAACGGGATGGAGAGCTGGGGTTGAGCAAGGATTCCGGTACGCCGGGATCGAGGCGCACCCGGAGATTGCCGAGTTGGCCAAGCTCAAGGTGCAGCCCTTCGCGAGGCCGGCGCGCATCGTTGACGACGCACAGCGCGTCGCTGGTGACATTGTCAAGGCGGACATCTCACGCGAGACGGATCTGGTGACTCGGAGCTTTGACGAGGACTCCTTGGGCGAACTGGTCAGCATCCGGGACCAATTGAAGGCTCATCCCCATAGAGCGACGACTCGGTATCTCAAGTGGTCCCTGCTAGGTGCCCTGCGGGACTGCGCAATGGTCCAAGTCCGTTGGCCCTACCAGCGCCCCGCGATCCGAAGGAAGCCACGGATCTCCAAGCCGGCGCGAGCGTTTCTTCGAAGGGCAGAGTGGATGGCGGCCGACCTGAGCGAGTCGTCCCCAGACTCAGGAGCAACCGTGTTGCGTGGGGACGCTCGGCGACTGAGCGACTGGGGTCGGGTCCTCGGAGATGAACCCGCAGACGCAGTCGTGACATCGCCCCCTTACCTCAACAACTTTGACTACGCAGATGCAACCCGGCTTGAGCTCTACTTTTGGGGGGTAGCTCGCACTTGGTCCGAGATGGTTGAGCGGGTCAGAGCCGGAATGCTCACAGCATCGACTCAGCAGGCCCGCAGTGCGGCGGCGTCTAAGTCGATGGCTCGGGTTGCTGCCATAGCACCGCACACTGCATTGGTCCTCGGGTCACTCACAAATCGGCTACAGGCGGAACGCAAGCGGCGAGCCAGAGGCAAGGAGTATGATCGAGTGATCGGGCCGTACTTTGAAGGTATGAGCCACGTGCTCGTGAACATGCGCAAGTGCCTACGGCCCGGAGCACGCATCGCCCTCGTGGTTGGTGACAGTGCACCTTATGGCGTGTATGTCGACACGCCTGAGTTGCTAGCGCAGCTTGCCCAAGAGCTCGACCTGAAGCTCGTGGACGTGAGTACCATCCGGCTCCGGGGCGCCAGATGGGCCAATAATGGTGTTCGGCACCACCATGCGTTGACCGAGCGGCTAGTCGTGCTGTGTAGCCCAGGCAACTGAGAGCTGCTCGAAGAACCTATCGGCAGTCAGGGTGATGCATCTTTCCCAAAACGTCTGCTTTTCTTGACCAAATTGCCGGTGCAATCCGGACCAAGCGAGAGCGTTCGGATCCTCGAAGGGACCAACCCAGTATTCGTCGGCACGATCGGCGACGACCCGGGATTGGAGAACGCTCCAAATGTCCGGGTCGCGCATGCTGTATCCGACGTAGACCCATGGCACCTTGCTGTTAGTCTCGAGGATGGCACGAATGCAGTCCTCCTTTTCCGTGGATAGCCCCTGAGCGGTCTGGTCCACCGTGGCGATTATCGTCTCTCTCGACCCAATCGAACCATGGAGCTTCAAGAAGGGTACGGGATTGTCGGGTTCAGCGAGGTACGTAGGCAGGTAGTCTCGGCCGTTCCTGAACTCTTGCTCCGTGACCATCGTGTGTACGCCGCCATCGCCAACCTCTACGAGGGTGTCGAAATTCACGGTAATCACGACGGTCCTCGGAATGACCTTTATGACGTTGTGCAAGCCAGAGACGGCAGGACCTCGGTTCTTCAACGCAATTTCGTTCATCTTCTCAAAATCACTCAGTGTCCGACTATCGTCGGCACCGCTCCTCCAGATCTCCTCACGGAGCACTCGCTCAAGTGTGAGCCGACGGTGGAATTCGTCCGATTGCATCTGATGCTCGACTTCGAGCAGGCGCTCGTTGGCTCGGAGGTACTCGAAGAACGCCGGA of the Chloroflexota bacterium genome contains:
- a CDS encoding mandelate racemase/muconate lactonizing protein, coding for MRITRVRLFELHGELDYDGELWEERVVRPIDVYPEHKHERGYPIASGGVGQQRNARGAYPISSIFVSVETDEGVSGLAGTIDRQTAFVIDTDVAPLVVGEDPLAIERIWDKLYRQLIHARKGQPMFAISALDVALWDLKGKWLGQPVYRLLGGPVRDSIPAYASMLGYSLEPDRVTARAREAVDAGFSATKWFFRHGPDDGEPGARANVDLARTVREAVGDDVEVMLDAWNSWNARYAIDMAHRMAEYRPRWIEEPVKPDDIPAYARIRAASPVPIAGGEHEYTRWGTRDYMRAGAVDVFQPDTMWCGGISETMKMATICSVYDVPIVFHGSSVPVNVHISAALPPTLCPYVEYLIKWNDIRQLHLQHKTQPINGRIAPTNAPGLGLDIDESTVTERRELSWR
- a CDS encoding peroxiredoxin family protein, with translation MKSLVALVALALVGSLLLACGEEGPPEGAEIAPDFTVQDAHGNAVTLSGLVEDGQGVILVFYRGFFUGICRAQLVELQGALPLFAEVGYRPVAISTDDVEGAADMAQYTRAEYPILADPDHVVAESFGVFDLLGDGVSAPAVLLIGKWRVVHWRQVGEGIGDRPSISTILDAILEVEGTPGGN
- a CDS encoding ABC transporter permease — translated: MYVVRILRNLTRRRFRTALTVIGITIGIWVLVVMSSMANRINFIVDGGSTYYQDKIIVSDATNPAFGLGSTPMPLSVADQIANVPGAAVVVPEVQLLLDPNEAGGGGFGLPDFIVGAVADADEGREAFEVRAAQGRLTTPDDEGANVVVLGADLARKFGKRAGDSIELRQVEFEVIGVLEPTLTAPDTLAYVPLQAAQALLTADAPILATTGLGADQLISQVTVYPEAGVDTEVLADAIEASVAQVGTLTGADFDREITSATEIFNAIVVGIGLISLVVGGLSVINTMAMSVAERTREIGIKRAIGATRGRIMREIVIEAASIGLLGGLLGLGLGAVVVTVANELGRDSGNILFQLTAPTAVVALAFATVLGAVAGLLPAWNAARLDPVQALRYE
- a CDS encoding ABC transporter ATP-binding protein, encoding MAFLEARHLHKTYRLGRQNLVHALRGADIAIEAGEMVGIMGPSGCGKSTLMHILGLLHSPDDSDPPASLVIGGNDVADLSDRERTKMRAERMGFVFQAFNLVPTLTAIENVALPAEYAGRRRSEAMRAAAEALDWVGLGDRGDHRPTELSGGQQQRAAIARALVTQPDLMLADEPTGNLDSESTNEVLDLLRRFNTERQQTILMVTHDPRVGEACGRIVEMLDGQITNGQAE
- a CDS encoding helix-turn-helix domain-containing protein — its product is MTHDDVLYRFRLRLFALAEELGNVRAACRILGVHPSTYYRWRKPVRHIEAAQPGDLVQLDCFHVCLLAGSRGRTWQYTAIDVATSYTWAPCTTPRAIPPPATLRP